The nucleotide sequence ACCGCGTAAGTGTTTTCCCAGTGAGCGGACACTTTGCGGTCGGCCGTGACGATAGTCCAGCCGTCATCCAGAGTTTCGATTTCATAAGTACCGGCGTTGATCATCGGCTCGATGGCCAGAACCATGCCGGTTTTCAGCACCGGGCCGGAGGTCGGGGCGCCGAAATTGGGCACCTGCGGATCCTCGTGGAGCATGCGGCCGACGCCGTGGCCAACGAGGTCGCGGACGACCGAGAAGCCGTTGACTTCGGCGTGCTCTTGAATCGCGGCCGAGATTTCGCCGAGGCGCTTGCCGGCGCGGCCGACGCGGATTCCGGCTTCGAGCGACTCGCGCACGACGCGGGTGATCTTCTGCTTTTCTTCACTGGCCCGGCCGACTACGAAAGTGCGCGCGGCGTCGGCATGGAAGCCGTCCTTGTAGACACCGACATCGACCGAAACCAGATCGCCATCCTTGATCTTCCGTTTACCGGGGATGCCGTGAACGATCACCTCATTGATCGAGATGCAGACCGACGCCGGATAGCCACGGTAGCCGAGAAACGACGGCACGCCGCCCTCCGACTCGATCAGGTTGCGCACCTGGCGGTCGATTTCCGCGGTTTCGATGCCGGGAGCCAGGATCTTCTCCACCAGCTTGTGCGCTTGGGCGACAATGCGGCCGGCTTCGGCAATTTTGGCGACATCAGCTTTCGACTTCAACTCGATCATTTGTCTTTTTTTTTTCGCGCTCTCCAATTGCGCAAGGATATTCTGCGTGACCGCATCCACCGGGTCATCACCCTTGATGCTGATCATCAAACCTTTCTGCGTGTAGTATTGTTCCAGCGGTTTGGTCTGCTGGTGGTACACGCTGAGCCGATGGCGGATAACCATCGGATTGTCGTCGGGCCGGCGGTGCAAGAGACCCTGGTCGAGATCGCAGAGGCCGGGATGCTGCG is from Candidatus Zixiibacteriota bacterium and encodes:
- the map gene encoding type I methionyl aminopeptidase — encoded protein: MKRLILLGAPGSGKGTQAKVLAERLGVAHLSTGDILRAEVRDATALGNKAREFMDNGQLVPDSLILDMIAERLNAADVRTGFIFDGFPRTLAQAQGLDQLAAARGIAIDAVINLEVADEAIVTRLSARSTCSTCGTIYNDLSKPPQHPGLCDLDQGLLHRRPDDNPMVIRHRLSVYHQQTKPLEQYYTQKGLMISIKGDDPVDAVTQNILAQLESAKKKRQMIELKSKADVAKIAEAGRIVAQAHKLVEKILAPGIETAEIDRQVRNLIESEGGVPSFLGYRGYPASVCISINEVIVHGIPGKRKIKDGDLVSVDVGVYKDGFHADAARTFVVGRASEEKQKITRVVRESLEAGIRVGRAGKRLGEISAAIQEHAEVNGFSVVRDLVGHGVGRMLHEDPQVPNFGAPTSGPVLKTGMVLAIEPMINAGTYEIETLDDGWTIVTADRKVSAHWENTYAVTDDGLIPLTVN